GAGCTGAAACAATATTTTCATGTCGTTTTTAGTTTAGAATTCACCAATGACACGACCATCATTGATCCCGGCAAGCCAAGTGTAGGTGTCGCCGTTGATGTTTTCGCTGATGAAACGAACTTTTCCATCACCCATCAGGAAGTGGCATCCACCAACGTGCGGGCTGCTGAATGCATTGGGGCTCGACTGGTTGATCAGTTCATTCGTTGAGGGGCCAGGAGTCGAGGTTTCTCCACTAGATGCGGTACCCGTTAGAGAGTTGGCATCAACCTGAAAACCGATCCAAATGGCACCATACCGATTGATTGATGCAGGAGCGGGGGAATCCAAAGTTGCTCGTTCACCAACCATGATGATGTTACTTGTGCCATCGGTCATGTCACGGAAACGGACTCTTTTGTCGCTGTTACCGAAGCTGGCCTGGACGGTGACAGCAACGGGTGTCGAAGGAGTCGTGTTCCAGTAAATTGAATTTCTGACTGCAGGGTAATTTGATTTGCCCCACTCATAGTTGTTGGTCACACTTTTACGATCTGCGTTGCGACCACCCATGGGGTCGGAAGGGCAGTTGTAAAAGGGGATGACAGTCTGTGCCTGTGTGGTTGCAGGGACTGCCGGGGTGACATTGGCAATGTTTAACCAGCCGCCTGTACCAGGATTATGGAACATGCTGGAGCTGATCTGGTTGTACAGGTTCGCTTGGTCGATGAAAGGCAGAATCATGGTTGACCAGGCAATCAGATTCGGGTTCTGTGCGCTGGCACCGGTTCCAACATAACCGGGGGGGAAGATGCTGAATGTTTCGTGGTAGTTGTGGAGTGCCAGTCCGATTTGTTTCAAATTGTTTTTGCAGTTTGAACGTCTTGCTGCCTCTCGTGCCTGTTGAACGGCCGGAAGGAGTAAGGCAATCAGAATCGCAATGATTGCAATTACGACAAGTAGTTCGATCAGTGTGAACCCGCGCTGTGAGGTTCCTTTGCATCTCTTCATCATAACTCCAGTGAAAAACATTGTGTGTAGAGGGTGCCTGCTAAAAGCGAAAATCGACTCTGACAGGAACCAGAGTGAGCTTGAGCAGCAGATGAAATTACATCTGTGATGAAGAGGAAACAAGAACGGTTTAAACTTAGTTTAAAAAAAAATAGAAAATTAATTTCCGCAGGTGCTGTTGTGTTTAGTGTGACGGCTTTAATCCCTTATTTTATAGGCTTTATTTTGTTAAATTTTGTCAAGAATATTCTTTTTTTGACGAACATGGTGTTCTGTGCATAAGAAAAAATACCCACGGTTATGGTGGGATGTTCTGAGTAAAAAATCAGCGTCGTAATCGCTCAAAGCGAGCCAAAGCCATCAAAGGGAAATAGGTGCGGTAGAGGTGGTACTTGAGATAGAAGACCTTGGGGAAGCCGGTTCCTGTGAAGGGTTCTTCGTCCCAGTTTCCATCCGCTT
This genomic interval from Gimesia alba contains the following:
- a CDS encoding DUF1559 domain-containing protein, which gives rise to MMKRCKGTSQRGFTLIELLVVIAIIAILIALLLPAVQQAREAARRSNCKNNLKQIGLALHNYHETFSIFPPGYVGTGASAQNPNLIAWSTMILPFIDQANLYNQISSSMFHNPGTGGWLNIANVTPAVPATTQAQTVIPFYNCPSDPMGGRNADRKSVTNNYEWGKSNYPAVRNSIYWNTTPSTPVAVTVQASFGNSDKRVRFRDMTDGTSNIIMVGERATLDSPAPASINRYGAIWIGFQVDANSLTGTASSGETSTPGPSTNELINQSSPNAFSSPHVGGCHFLMGDGKVRFISENINGDTYTWLAGINDGRVIGEF